Genomic window (Catenulispora sp. MAP5-51):
GGATCTCATGGTTGGCCACCGGCCACTCCGCCGACCGCCACCGCCTCAGGACCGGCGCCTTGTCCAGCCTGAGCATGTGAGCCAGCGAGGTGCAGCCCAGCGGCTCGACACCCCAGGGAAGCTCCGCGACGGGTAGTCCCACCACGAGAACGACGTTCACGTCGTCGAGATCCTCACCGGGATGATCGAGCACGGGCCCGAAGGCGTATACGGCGAAAAGCCCGTCCTCGCCGGTAAGGAACGAGCTGGCCTTGTCGCAATCCTCGGCGATGGTGCGCAGCCGTCGAACGGCGGTGTTGTGGCGCATGGCGAACCTCCTGGAACAAGCATGCAACTAACTCAGCGACCAAAAGCGTTCGAGTGGAAGAACGTGCAGGCGGTCCTCGTAGGTGTACGACCGCTGGCCGAGATTGACGACCGCCCCGCCGACGAAGGCGCTGCCGAGCCTGTCCCGTAGCAGCCGCAGTCCAGCGAAGTCGTTTCCGGTTACGGTGCCGGACGCCTTGACTTCGATTGCGGCCACGGAGCCTGCGGCGGTCTCGATGACAAGGTCGACTTCCTGGTGGTCACGCGTGCGGAAATGGGAGAACGCGACCTCCTGCTCCGCCCACCCTGCTTGCTTCATCAGTTCGTTCACAGCGAATGTCTCAACGAGGTGGCCGAACTGGGTCAGGGCCGCGGGCAGCCGACCCGACAGCTTCTGCGAGGTGAGACCGATGAGATGAGCGGCGAGTCCCGTGTCGACGACATGGGCCTTCGCGCTACGGATCGCGCGGTTCGCGGCTGAGCGAGTGAACGGTTCTAGGCGGTGGATGAGGAAGACAGCCTCCAAGAGCCCCAGGTAGTCCTTGACTGTCGTGGCATCCAGCCCCACGGCATCGGCGATGTTCGCGACGTTGATCACTTGTCCGGTTTGGTCTGCGAGCCTGCGCAGAATCTGAGGAAGTACCTGGCGTTGGCGGACCTTGCGGATCTCCAGGACGTCCCGCTCGATGACCAGCGTCACGAAATCGCGGAACCAGCGGTCGCGAGAGCGTCCAGGGTCGCGGGCCAGTGCGAGCGGGAATCCGCCGGCGAGAATGACCTGCTCGTAGTCACTGCGCGTGGTTGTGGCGGGATCGCTGACGACGAGCGAGGCGGGATCGTTGATCAGGGCGTCGAGGGCGGTTTCCCTGACTCCTGTGATCTCGCCTTGGGACAGCGGCCACATGGTGACGACGTGGGCTCGGCCGGTCAGCGACTGACCCGTGGCGGGGAGGGATCCGTACCGGGTGGATCCGGTCAGTATGAACCGTCCCGCGCGCAGGTCTTTGTTCAGCTCGGCCTTGATGGCGTCGAGAAGCTGCGGGACGTGCTGGAACTCGTCGATGCAGACCGGGGCCGGTCGGTCGGCCGCGACGAACAACTCGGGATCCGCGGCGACAGCCCGCCTGGTCGGGAGATCGTCGAGATCCAGGATCTGCACCCCTTCGGCTTCGGCGCAGGCGGCCAGGAGCGTGCTCTTGCCGACGGTGCGTGCCCCGGTCAGAACCACCACCGGTTCGTCGGCAAGCAATTCCGCAAGGACGGGCTGAAGCTGACGGGCGATCAGTCGCTGCTCGGCCACGGTGCTCCTCGGATCGGTGATCTGCGGGTCCCAAGCTAGCACTTTCGCGGCCACCAAATCCCAGAACTGCCGAAACAAATTTCCCAGAATTGTCGGACGTCCGATCTTCCGAACTGTCGCGACCGTGCCAGTGGTCGGCTGCTGCTCGGCACGTCATGGCCCAGGAGTCGGCAGGTCGCCGTCGGTCGGAGGCGCGCCAGTCGTCCGCTCCGGTTCTGCCAGCGCGGCGTCCTCGACGAGGTGCTCGCCGGGCTCGGCCTGGCCCGCCGCGTCGTGGCCACCGCGCCGTCGGAGGCCGCCGCGTCGTGGCCACCGCGCCGTCGGAGGCCGCCGCGCGTCGAGCAGACGCTGTCGTGAGCGCGGACCTGCCCGCGCCGGAAGGCGGCGGTCCGTCGGTGATGGTCACCTCGGGTGCCGGCGGATGCGGCCAGGCCGGGCAGAAGATGGTCTTACGGGCATCGCCCATTCGGGCCAGGCTCTGGGCTGGCGCGCCCGCCATCACGCGCTGGCCGAGAGGATCCGCCACCATCGTCACGCCGGCCTCGACCGTCGGACTGGACGCCTCACTGCCCTGTTCTCCCGCAGCCGATCATCGCGGCTGCGCCGGCCTCGTCAGGACGCCGGAGGCGAGGCGTTCGCAGTGTACGCTCTCGCCGGTATCGGCGTCCTGACTCGCGCGGTTCCTCAAGCTCCTGGCCGCCGCGATCAGCCCTCCGGAGGTTGCGAGATCTTTTCGACCTTGCCGAGCAGCCCCTGCGCGAGCTCGATGAAATTCTCCCGATAATAGCCGGTTCGGACGTTGAAGGACTCCTCTGAGCCGAAGCATTCGGGGACGGTCTTCAACATCTGATAAAGCAACCGGATTTCCGAGAGCGTCACAGGTGTCGGCTCCTCCGTGTCGAGGCGCCTCCCGGTCTCGACCACCGTTCGGCGGGGCGCCCCGAACATCACCTCCACGACGGGGTCGGGAGCCGGCAGGTCCTCGACCACGTCGGTGGCGTACCTGACGGCTCCACGTTGGGGCGTGGTCAGCGTCAGGATGAAGCGCCCGTCCTCGGCGACCAGCTTTACGGACCCTCTCACAGCGTTGTGTACCTCGGATTCCCGTTCTTCGTCGTCGCGGTGTTGAACTTGTCGGGATCGTATTTGAAGCCGTGGATCTTGTCGGCCGTCTCGGCGATCAGCACGTTCTTCTGGGAGTCGAAAGCGACATTGGAACCGCGGACATGATCGTAGTGGGTCATCTTGCCCTGCCACGACTGGAAGTAGTCGGCGAGCCCCTGCGGGTCGTGGCC
Coding sequences:
- a CDS encoding ATP-binding protein, with the protein product MAEQRLIARQLQPVLAELLADEPVVVLTGARTVGKSTLLAACAEAEGVQILDLDDLPTRRAVAADPELFVAADRPAPVCIDEFQHVPQLLDAIKAELNKDLRAGRFILTGSTRYGSLPATGQSLTGRAHVVTMWPLSQGEITGVRETALDALINDPASLVVSDPATTTRSDYEQVILAGGFPLALARDPGRSRDRWFRDFVTLVIERDVLEIRKVRQRQVLPQILRRLADQTGQVINVANIADAVGLDATTVKDYLGLLEAVFLIHRLEPFTRSAANRAIRSAKAHVVDTGLAAHLIGLTSQKLSGRLPAALTQFGHLVETFAVNELMKQAGWAEQEVAFSHFRTRDHQEVDLVIETAAGSVAAIEVKASGTVTGNDFAGLRLLRDRLGSAFVGGAVVNLGQRSYTYEDRLHVLPLERFWSLS